The Acidimicrobiales bacterium sequence CGGCTGGGTGTCGGCCCCGGCCCAGGGCAGATCCCGCAGCGACGACACCGCCGCGCCCACCGGGTCGGTGTCGCCGACGGGTTCGAGCCCGGCGAAGGCCGGCGGCGGATCGATGCCGGCCGCGCACAGACGGGTGGCACCGGTGATCGCGAGCACGTTGGCGCCATGGTCGTCCGGCACGTCCGGTTCGAGACACACCGGCTTGGCGCCGATCACCCACAGGGCGAGCAGGTCCACCCAGAAGCGCTCGCCCCGACCGCAGAGCACGACGACGAACTCGTCGGCGCCCACGCCGGCATCGGTCAGCTCGTCGATGCGGCCCCGCACACGGGCCAGCAGGTCGCCGCGGGTGAGCTCGGACGATCCGACGAGGCATGGCGCGTGGGCGTCGGCGATGAGCGCACCCATCACGTAGCGGGCGATGTTCTTCTTCACCGCGGGTGACTCAGCTGTACTTCTCGACGGTCGCCACGATCAGCTCGATCGAGTCGAAGTCGTCGAGGGCGACGTCGAGCGGCGACAGGGTGATGCCGAGGTCGTCGTTCAGCGAGAACAACAGCGACACGGCACTGAGGCTGTCGAGCAGGCCGGACGAGAACAGGAGGGTGTCGTCGGCGATGTCGGGCTCGAGGCCCAGGTTCTCGATCACCAGGGATCGGATCTTGTCCTTCACGCGGGCTCCTCAGTCGCCGTAGTTCAAGATGTTGGTCTTCGCGTACGTGTACGACTCGAGCATGGCTTCCAGTGAGCCCTCTTTGCCCAACCCGCTCGTGCGGATGCCACCGTACGCGATGCCCGGCACCATGATCGCGTTCTGGTTGATCTGCACGATGCCCGCTTCCAGACGGTCCGCGAGGCGCATGCAGGTGGTGATGTCCCGTCCCCAGACGCTGGCGGAGAGGCCGAACTCGGTGTCGTTCGCGAGGGCGAGCGCGTCGTCCACGTCGTCGTAGGAGAACACGCACACGACCGGTCCGAAGATCTCCTCCACCGCGGCGCGATGGTCCGGCGGCGGATCGAAGATCGCATGGGGGCGCACGTAGTAGCCGCCGTCCCAGTCGACGCCGTCGGCAACGGTGCCGTAGGTGGCGACATCGAGGCCGTCGGCGATCGCGCCGTCGACATAGTCCTGCACCCGGTCCCGTTGGCGGGCGGAGATGAGCGGGCCGCACTGGGTGTCGGGGTCTAGGGCGGGACCGATCAGGATGTCGTCGAGTGCCTTGCCGAGCCGTTGGCGGAAGTCGTCGAGACGGGCCGTCGGGATGAACACCCGACTCGCCGCGGTGCAGCTCTGGCCGCCGCGGGTGAAGCGCATCGACTGGACGACACCGTGCACCGCCTTGTCGAGGTCGCAGTCGGCGAGCACGATCATCGGGCTCTTGCCGCCGAGCTCCAGGGTGACCGGGCGGATGAGCCGGGCGCTCGCCTCGTAGACGACGCGGCCGGTCTCGACGCTCCCGGTGAAGCTGACCTTGTCGACGTCGGCATCGGCCACCAGCGCATTGCCGGTGATCTCGCCCGTGCCCGTCAGGAAGTGCAGGATGCCGTCGGGTAGCACGGCGGTGAGTTCCTGAAGCACGCGGATCAGGGTGAACGAGGTCTGTTCGGGAACCTTGATCACCGATGCGTTGCCGGCGACGAGCGGGGCGGCGACCTTGTAGCCCATCATCATGAGCGGCACGTTCCACGGAACGATGCCGGCCACGACGCCGTGCGGGTGGCGGGTCGTGAAGCCGAGGACGTCCGGACCGAGCTGGGTGGTGTGCCCCTTGACCTCGTGGCTCACGCCGGCGAAGTAGCGGAAGATCTCGACGACGAGTCCGACCTCGCCCCGACACTCCGTGGCGATCGCCTTGCCGGACTCCAGCGCGAGCAGATCCGCCAGCTCGTCACCGATGGCTTCGAGCCGGTCGGCGCACTCGTTCATGAGCCGGTTGCGTTCCTGCGCTGTGGTACGCGCCCACGAGGGTTGCGCCCGGCGGGCCGCCGCCGTGGCCTCGGCGACCCGTGCCGCATCACAGATCGGCACGGTCGCGATCACGGCGCCGGACGAGGGGTCGAACGCGTCGAACGTCGGCGTGTCGGAGGGGAGTGACGCGTGGTCGAGATACCAGGACCGCAGGTCGGCGATCGTCGCGGGGGTCGGGCCGTTCATCGCGCAACCCTATTGCACCGCGAACGGTCTCCTCGCCTCCCCGTCGGTGACCCGCCGGCGAACGGAGAACCGGCGGTGCGGCCGGTAGGATCGCCGCTCATGCGCCACTGGATCACCGGCCTCGTTCTCCTCCTCGCCCTCGGCCTCCTGGCGGCCGGGTGTGGTGACGACGGCGGCGACGCCGACCCGGTCGCCGACCCCGACCCGGCCGACGATTCCGCCGCTGACGAGGACGGGACCGGCGATGACGGCGCGGGCGACGCGGCCGACGATGGCAGCGACGCGCCGCCCGCCGTCGACTTCGAGGTCTTCGAGTCCGACGAGGGCGCGGGGTGCGCCGTCTACGTCTCGGTCCCCGAGGATGCGATCGGCGACGATCACCGGTTGCTGATCTGGCAGGGCGTGGTCGCACAGGGCTTCACGACCTGCGGGTTCTCCGAGGTGGTCGAGGTCGGACTGTTGACCGTCAACGGGCTCGATTCGTACAACCAGCCGGACTTCTCACAGACCATCGAGCACTCCTACTTCCAGGTCAGCGGTTGGGATGCGCTCGTCGCCGACTGCTACACGACGGACCTGGGGGATGCTTGCGCGGCACAGCTCCAGGCCGCGCTGACCGAGTAGGCGACGCCACGGCCATGGCGGGTCCGAGGCGGTGGGCGATCGCCGGTGTGGCGCTGGTCGCCCTTCTCGCCGCGTGCAGCGACGACGGCGGTGAGACCGCGACGCCGTCGAGCACGACGACCACGACGACGACCACCAGTACGACGACCACGACGACGGTTCCGTCGGGCGGTCGGGGCGTGGCGACGTGGCCGCTCGTGGACGCGGTCCCGGCGTTTCGCAAGGCCGGCGTGCTCGTCGTGGCCGGCGTGGACCATCGACCGATCCTCGGTGCCTCGCTCGAGCAGGTCGCGGTCGAGCTCTCGCTGACCGCCGATGCGGCGGTCTTCGCGCTCGCGCCGGAGCGCGGCGAGGTCGCCTTCGATCAGATCCAGCTCGGCGCCGTCGACGGCCCGGCGGCCGCGTGGCCGTTCGTGATCACGGCAAGCGGGGACCTGACCGTCTTCGTACCGGCCGAGGACGAGCGCGACTGCGCCGACGCGGTGGCCGAACCGGATGCCCTGCTCGCCGAGCACGGTGTCGTTCCCGTGGACGACGCCTTCGTGGTGACCGGCGCCCGCTGCGGACTCCTGCGAACGGACGATTCCGGAGCGTTCGGTCAACTGCCGCAGCCGGCGGACGGCGTCAACAGTTTCGGCGTGCTGCTGCGGGCGGTCGGTGCGCGACTCCCGGACTCGACCGTTCGCATCGA is a genomic window containing:
- a CDS encoding acyl carrier protein, producing the protein MKDKIRSLVIENLGLEPDIADDTLLFSSGLLDSLSAVSLLFSLNDDLGITLSPLDVALDDFDSIELIVATVEKYS
- a CDS encoding aldehyde dehydrogenase family protein is translated as MNGPTPATIADLRSWYLDHASLPSDTPTFDAFDPSSGAVIATVPICDAARVAEATAAARRAQPSWARTTAQERNRLMNECADRLEAIGDELADLLALESGKAIATECRGEVGLVVEIFRYFAGVSHEVKGHTTQLGPDVLGFTTRHPHGVVAGIVPWNVPLMMMGYKVAAPLVAGNASVIKVPEQTSFTLIRVLQELTAVLPDGILHFLTGTGEITGNALVADADVDKVSFTGSVETGRVVYEASARLIRPVTLELGGKSPMIVLADCDLDKAVHGVVQSMRFTRGGQSCTAASRVFIPTARLDDFRQRLGKALDDILIGPALDPDTQCGPLISARQRDRVQDYVDGAIADGLDVATYGTVADGVDWDGGYYVRPHAIFDPPPDHRAAVEEIFGPVVCVFSYDDVDDALALANDTEFGLSASVWGRDITTCMRLADRLEAGIVQINQNAIMVPGIAYGGIRTSGLGKEGSLEAMLESYTYAKTNILNYGD